A region from the Melioribacter roseus P3M-2 genome encodes:
- the clpP gene encoding ATP-dependent Clp endopeptidase proteolytic subunit ClpP, giving the protein MKNDFFTDIESIKKHEIFNQLVPYVIEQTGRGERGMDIFSRLLRERIVFLGTAIDDHIASLIIAQLLFLEAEDPDKDIYLYINSPGGSVSAGLAIYDTMKYIRSKVSTICVGLAASMGAVLLAGGEAGKRSALPHSKIMIHQPWVGGLQGQTTDIEIHAKEMIKTRDTIYKILAEHTGKSYEQIAKDCDRDYFMTAEEAKEYNLIDNILTHRVNPSDNKSKK; this is encoded by the coding sequence ATGAAGAATGATTTTTTCACCGATATCGAATCAATTAAAAAACACGAAATTTTCAATCAATTGGTGCCTTATGTAATCGAGCAGACGGGTCGCGGCGAAAGGGGTATGGACATCTTTTCGCGGCTTCTGAGAGAACGTATAGTATTTTTGGGAACAGCCATCGACGATCATATCGCAAGTCTTATAATTGCGCAGTTATTATTCCTGGAAGCCGAAGACCCGGATAAAGACATCTATCTCTATATCAATTCGCCGGGTGGCAGCGTTTCTGCCGGACTGGCAATTTACGATACTATGAAATATATCCGCTCGAAAGTATCTACAATATGCGTCGGTCTTGCGGCTAGTATGGGAGCGGTTCTTTTGGCAGGAGGCGAAGCCGGAAAACGTTCGGCGCTTCCCCATTCCAAAATTATGATTCATCAACCGTGGGTCGGAGGTTTGCAGGGACAAACCACAGACATCGAAATTCACGCTAAAGAAATGATCAAAACACGCGACACTATTTACAAAATACTTGCCGAGCATACGGGTAAATCGTACGAACAGATTGCCAAGGACTGCGACAGGGACTATTTCATGACCGCCGAAGAAGCTAAGGAATACAACCTGATTGACAATATCCTGACTCACCGTGTTAATCCATCGGACAATAAATCTAAAAAATAA
- a CDS encoding protein kinase domain-containing protein, with protein sequence MQNLIGIQIDNYRIVSVLGKGGMGIVYKAYDTKLDRFVAIKMLNSDMYDRLKFIERFKREAKNQAKLSHPNIVTVYGFIEYDNLLGIVMEYVEGESLDKILRRQGRFNLYDVFYILKQILLGLGYAHSKGFVHRDIKPSNIVLNKEGVAKVMDFGISKSLFDDSAVTKTGAKIGTVYYMSPEQIKGYDVTNRSDIYSLGCTAYEMIVGHPPFDYESEYEIMDSHLKKSPPKISSAIAGIPEIVDELILRAMAKNPNDRYATCEEMYEEVQRVDQQVAKLYTNYFRKTEARSATYKFMSASAFALFFIVLIGISYFVYTQVDELLKSNALEELKKYNIEALFSSPEDEFSFKEIVRIQSPVDVNLNGISFSGNTFAVAVGDSGVILTSNNNGQNWKLIGYDKKVNLSDVYCSPLGKTIIVGDSSTILYSANFLDSIRTVQVRGGYTFFRVKFIDEQTGFITGSDGLIMKTVNGGISWYKVVTNTKDLIFDLDFSNDRHGIAVGWNGLMLTTENGGESWHPIENVKFDNYIKSIDITKEGYCLAAGGDATILRSINYGKDWEIEKVAELGGLQKVLFISENYAVVTGSKGILMFSKDKGNTWNLIESRIYSNMNDLELSPERELFMVGVNGMIFKIF encoded by the coding sequence ATGCAAAATCTTATCGGAATTCAAATCGATAATTACAGGATTGTTTCCGTTCTGGGCAAGGGCGGCATGGGAATTGTATATAAAGCCTACGATACCAAGCTTGACCGCTTTGTAGCCATAAAAATGTTGAATTCCGACATGTACGACCGCCTTAAGTTTATCGAACGATTCAAGAGGGAAGCGAAAAACCAGGCAAAATTGTCGCATCCGAACATCGTCACGGTTTACGGTTTTATCGAATACGACAATCTGCTCGGTATCGTGATGGAATATGTCGAAGGCGAAAGTCTCGACAAAATTTTAAGAAGACAGGGCAGATTCAATCTTTACGACGTGTTTTATATTCTTAAGCAGATTTTGCTCGGACTCGGCTATGCTCATTCGAAAGGTTTTGTGCACAGAGACATTAAACCTTCCAATATTGTTTTGAATAAAGAAGGCGTCGCCAAGGTGATGGATTTCGGTATATCGAAATCCTTATTCGACGATTCCGCGGTAACAAAAACGGGCGCTAAAATCGGCACCGTTTATTATATGAGTCCCGAACAGATTAAAGGCTACGACGTTACGAACAGGAGCGATATCTATTCATTGGGCTGTACGGCATACGAAATGATTGTAGGACATCCGCCCTTCGATTATGAAAGCGAATACGAGATTATGGACAGCCATCTCAAAAAGTCGCCTCCAAAAATTTCGTCGGCAATCGCCGGAATTCCGGAAATAGTCGACGAATTGATTTTGAGAGCAATGGCTAAAAATCCTAACGACAGATATGCTACATGCGAAGAAATGTACGAAGAAGTACAACGCGTTGACCAGCAGGTGGCTAAACTTTACACGAATTATTTCAGAAAAACCGAAGCGCGCTCTGCCACATATAAATTTATGTCAGCCTCGGCTTTTGCTCTCTTTTTTATTGTGTTAATCGGTATTTCGTATTTCGTTTATACTCAGGTGGACGAACTTCTGAAAAGTAACGCGTTGGAAGAATTGAAAAAGTACAATATAGAAGCGCTCTTTTCGTCGCCCGAAGACGAATTCAGTTTCAAGGAAATTGTCAGAATCCAATCGCCCGTTGACGTCAATCTCAACGGAATTTCATTCTCGGGAAATACTTTTGCCGTTGCAGTAGGAGATTCGGGCGTCATACTGACTTCGAATAATAACGGACAAAATTGGAAACTTATCGGCTACGACAAAAAAGTAAATCTAAGCGACGTTTATTGCTCGCCGCTCGGCAAGACCATTATTGTCGGCGATTCCTCGACAATTTTATACAGCGCAAATTTTCTCGATTCGATAAGGACTGTTCAGGTGCGGGGAGGGTATACTTTTTTCAGAGTGAAATTTATCGACGAGCAAACCGGATTTATTACGGGCAGCGACGGTCTTATTATGAAAACAGTCAACGGAGGAATCAGCTGGTATAAAGTGGTTACAAATACAAAGGATTTGATTTTCGACCTCGATTTTTCAAACGACAGACATGGTATAGCAGTGGGGTGGAACGGGCTTATGTTAACAACCGAAAACGGGGGAGAAAGCTGGCATCCGATTGAAAACGTAAAATTCGACAATTATATAAAATCGATTGATATTACCAAAGAAGGATATTGTCTGGCTGCGGGGGGAGATGCTACTATTCTGCGATCGATAAATTACGGCAAAGATTGGGAAATCGAAAAAGTCGCTGAATTGGGAGGCTTGCAAAAAGTACTCTTCATTTCCGAAAATTACGCCGTGGTAACGGGAAGCAAGGGTATATTAATGTTCTCGAAAGACAAGGGCAATACATGGAATCTGATTGAAAGCAGAATTTATTCCAATATGAACGACCTGGAACTGAGTCCGGAACGTGAATTATTTATGGTCGGCGTTAACGGGATGATTTTTAAAATATTTTAG
- a CDS encoding S9 family peptidase — protein MSRFKLIVICFLLAPAFIFSQKKNFTVEDVIINAYSKLMPENLSQLQWIPASHDFSFVKDKFILAGSVDSEKYDTLSSLDKINALLSEKGYDKINYLPPISWIDENEFNFIYDNKLIRVNVEANTAEVINRAPEEAENLTVAPNNRYLAFTIKNNLYVSLDGKEFKAVTNEPDSNIICGQSVHRNEFGINGGIFWSPNSDFIAFYRMDQTMVSDYPLLDISSKPARIKNIKYPMAGQASHHVTVGIYKIDDESTTWLNTGEPKDQYLTSLTWSPDQKNFFIAHLNRDQNHLKLIKYDVSSGEPVKTLFEERDDKYVEPETPLYFIPGSPNKFVWLSERDGYKHAYLYDTDGNLLKQLTKGEWVITDFDGFDKDGKYLFFTATKESPLERHYYRLELKNDKLEKITKEPGTHSVRRSDDGDFFIDNYSNYDTPRKIVLANYNNTLRNLLTADDPLSEYNLGKTEVFTIKNKEGIDLYCRMILPPDFDPAKKYPVIFYVYGGPHAQLITNSFGYGRYFIWFYMMAQKGYIVFTLDNRGSDNRGLEFEQATFRRLGTVEIEDQLCGVEYLKKLSYVDTSRFGVFGWSYGGFMAASLMLRTGNQFKAGVGGGAVIDWSLYEVMYTERYMDTPESNPEGYKESSLLNYVDNLKGKLLLVHGTFDPVVVWQHTLLFAEKAMHLNKPLDYFPYVKHEHGVRGRDALHLYTKITDYFVDNL, from the coding sequence ATGTCCCGCTTTAAATTAATCGTAATTTGTTTTCTTTTAGCGCCGGCATTCATTTTCTCGCAAAAGAAAAACTTTACCGTCGAGGACGTTATAATCAATGCGTATTCCAAATTGATGCCGGAGAACCTGAGCCAGCTTCAATGGATTCCCGCAAGTCACGATTTCTCGTTTGTCAAAGATAAATTTATTCTCGCAGGCTCGGTCGATTCCGAAAAATACGATACGCTTTCCTCTTTGGACAAAATAAACGCCCTTCTTTCAGAAAAAGGTTACGATAAGATTAACTACTTACCGCCAATTTCCTGGATCGACGAAAACGAATTCAACTTTATTTACGACAATAAATTAATACGCGTAAACGTAGAAGCAAACACCGCCGAGGTAATCAACAGAGCCCCGGAAGAAGCCGAAAACTTAACTGTGGCTCCCAATAACCGGTATCTGGCTTTTACTATCAAGAACAATTTATATGTTAGTCTCGACGGCAAAGAATTTAAAGCCGTTACGAACGAGCCGGACAGCAATATAATATGCGGACAGTCGGTCCACAGAAACGAATTCGGTATTAACGGCGGTATTTTCTGGTCGCCGAACTCGGATTTCATAGCTTTCTATCGAATGGACCAAACTATGGTTTCAGACTATCCGCTGCTCGACATCTCATCTAAACCGGCGCGCATAAAGAATATAAAATACCCGATGGCGGGACAGGCGAGCCATCACGTAACAGTCGGAATCTATAAAATAGATGACGAATCGACTACTTGGTTAAACACAGGCGAACCGAAAGACCAGTATCTTACTTCGCTTACGTGGTCGCCCGATCAAAAAAATTTTTTCATTGCTCATCTCAATAGAGACCAAAACCATCTTAAGCTAATTAAATATGACGTGAGTTCAGGAGAACCGGTCAAGACTCTCTTCGAAGAAAGGGACGATAAATACGTGGAGCCGGAGACGCCTCTTTATTTCATCCCGGGTTCGCCGAATAAGTTCGTCTGGTTATCCGAGCGCGACGGTTACAAACACGCTTATCTTTACGATACAGACGGCAATCTTCTCAAACAATTGACAAAAGGCGAATGGGTTATAACCGACTTTGACGGATTCGATAAAGACGGCAAATATTTATTCTTCACCGCCACAAAGGAATCGCCGCTCGAAAGGCATTATTATCGCCTCGAATTAAAAAACGACAAACTCGAAAAAATAACCAAAGAACCCGGCACGCACTCTGTTCGCCGCAGCGACGACGGCGACTTCTTTATCGACAATTACTCGAATTACGATACGCCGAGAAAAATAGTTCTTGCCAATTACAATAATACTTTGAGAAACCTGCTGACAGCCGACGATCCGTTATCGGAATACAATCTGGGCAAAACGGAAGTATTTACCATAAAAAACAAGGAAGGAATCGATCTCTACTGCCGTATGATTCTTCCTCCCGATTTCGACCCCGCTAAAAAATATCCGGTAATTTTCTATGTCTACGGCGGACCGCATGCTCAGTTGATTACCAATTCATTCGGATACGGCAGATATTTCATCTGGTTCTACATGATGGCTCAAAAAGGTTATATTGTTTTTACGCTCGACAATCGCGGTTCCGACAACCGGGGACTCGAATTCGAACAAGCTACTTTCAGAAGATTGGGAACTGTTGAAATTGAAGACCAATTATGCGGCGTGGAATATCTGAAAAAATTATCGTATGTCGATACTTCCAGATTCGGAGTATTCGGTTGGAGTTACGGCGGATTTATGGCCGCTTCTTTGATGCTCAGGACGGGCAATCAATTCAAAGCGGGAGTAGGCGGCGGCGCGGTTATCGACTGGAGTCTCTACGAAGTAATGTACACCGAGAGATATATGGATACTCCGGAATCGAATCCCGAAGGCTATAAAGAGTCGTCGCTTCTGAATTACGTTGATAACCTGAAAGGGAAATTACTCCTTGTTCACGGCACATTCGATCCCGTAGTCGTATGGCAACATACTCTGCTCTTTGCCGAAAAGGCAATGCATTTGAATAAACCGCTCGATTATTTCCCGTATGTCAAACACGAGCACGGCGTAAGAGGAAGAGACGCTCTTCACCTTTATACTAAAATTACAGATTATTTCGTCGATAATTTATAG
- a CDS encoding ATP-binding response regulator — MNQLINGINELIEFAISGDESFYNEICRFLVRNFNLHSVSLFSLSDKTNLKLIGKSDNVTLEGGGDFSCTNCRVINNNLINTLNFDSNCGIPTDTSKFNACLMATDNAGNRFVVSISKKSPIDKNDKLNIESASALISRLLSLRTPVHKFNQPSAEIYELINNFSDDIRNITNTIIGSVTLLSEKSDSGLKPENFSPIRRSAQSILLYLNDLKESTRILSGDFSVNKKDVEVTQVLEDLIKLFRHRSNNKFKFDVDLKIDGTIKSDEFKLRYVFSNLIYTASLLSTSGNFTVKGSNRESGGIEMTLTASDAVGIPVDIIKNFFKPFVIKKINEIKNSNLTGLSLYLAKKYLNLLNGDISVVHFNDQLIFKITIDGAIMSDIDKTLSGLPKPDTENKVLVIEDDYATSKLLSNYLNKWGYKPIIVSTEQEAFDFINSESLLAVILDIELPNTNGLELLRKIHEHEKTKNVPVIVCSIEHEQQKAFMMGAVEYFVKPINYNYLVEVLTSYKLRKDSNILCVDDDVPTLNLVKQAIESAGFKPVAENVSANVMDLIKDKDIDLAIIDLDMPHPNGFELIKMIKSEPRFAHLPIIIYTGKENYQEDLKNIEGLFDDLLEKRSTNIEDLADTIRQMINQYEVPPPEEEVLTKKGVKKILLAEDYKHSQIIVTRLLKKNNFEDIVVVENGEDAVNMAKKEKFDLILMDMQMPIMNGFEATEKIRQMPEYKNVPIIALTAFAMKGDKEKCLEAGATDYIPKPIDSKEFIDKIKYYTNS, encoded by the coding sequence ATGAATCAGCTTATCAACGGTATTAACGAATTGATTGAATTTGCAATTTCGGGCGACGAGTCTTTTTACAACGAAATATGCCGATTTCTAGTGCGTAATTTTAATCTTCATTCGGTTTCACTGTTTAGTCTTTCGGACAAAACCAATCTCAAGCTAATCGGTAAATCCGACAACGTAACTCTGGAAGGCGGCGGAGATTTTTCGTGTACGAATTGCCGGGTAATAAACAACAATCTCATTAATACGCTCAATTTCGACAGTAACTGCGGAATTCCTACGGACACTTCGAAATTCAACGCTTGCTTGATGGCGACCGACAACGCGGGAAATCGATTCGTCGTCTCGATTTCAAAAAAATCCCCCATCGACAAGAACGATAAGCTGAACATTGAATCGGCGTCGGCTTTAATAAGTCGTCTGTTATCCCTCAGAACGCCGGTTCACAAATTCAACCAGCCGAGCGCGGAAATATACGAATTGATCAATAATTTTTCGGACGACATAAGAAATATTACAAATACCATTATCGGCAGCGTAACTCTATTATCCGAGAAATCGGACTCCGGATTGAAACCGGAGAATTTTTCTCCCATAAGGCGTTCGGCTCAGAGCATTCTTCTCTATTTGAACGACTTGAAAGAATCGACAAGAATACTATCGGGCGATTTTTCGGTAAATAAAAAAGACGTCGAAGTTACGCAGGTATTGGAAGACTTAATCAAATTATTCCGTCACCGTTCCAACAACAAATTCAAATTCGACGTCGACCTGAAAATCGACGGAACTATAAAATCCGACGAGTTCAAATTGAGATACGTATTCAGCAATTTGATCTATACGGCTTCCCTCCTTTCGACCTCCGGCAATTTTACAGTCAAAGGAAGCAACCGGGAATCTGGCGGAATCGAAATGACATTAACCGCCAGCGACGCGGTCGGTATACCTGTCGATATAATCAAGAATTTCTTCAAACCTTTTGTAATTAAAAAAATAAATGAAATTAAGAATTCCAACTTAACGGGATTAAGCTTATATTTAGCAAAAAAATATCTCAATCTTCTTAACGGAGATATAAGCGTTGTTCACTTTAACGATCAACTTATATTCAAAATAACAATCGATGGAGCAATAATGTCTGATATCGACAAAACATTGAGCGGTCTTCCCAAACCCGATACGGAAAACAAAGTTCTGGTAATTGAGGACGACTATGCTACCTCCAAGTTGTTGAGCAACTATTTGAACAAATGGGGGTATAAACCGATAATTGTCAGTACGGAACAGGAGGCATTTGACTTCATAAACTCCGAATCGCTCCTGGCTGTCATTTTGGATATCGAACTGCCGAATACAAACGGTCTCGAATTATTGCGCAAAATCCACGAGCACGAAAAAACGAAAAACGTGCCCGTAATTGTCTGCTCTATCGAACACGAACAACAGAAAGCCTTTATGATGGGCGCAGTGGAATATTTTGTAAAACCGATCAACTACAACTATCTCGTGGAAGTTCTTACAAGTTATAAATTGAGAAAAGATTCTAATATTTTATGCGTTGACGACGACGTGCCGACGCTCAATCTCGTTAAGCAAGCCATTGAATCGGCGGGTTTCAAACCGGTAGCCGAAAACGTATCGGCTAATGTTATGGATTTGATTAAAGACAAGGATATCGACCTGGCAATAATCGATCTCGATATGCCTCATCCGAACGGTTTCGAATTGATAAAAATGATTAAATCGGAACCGAGATTCGCTCATCTTCCGATTATTATTTATACGGGCAAAGAGAACTATCAGGAAGACCTCAAAAATATCGAAGGGCTTTTCGACGACTTGCTCGAAAAGAGATCGACTAACATCGAAGACCTGGCAGATACAATCCGCCAGATGATCAACCAATACGAAGTTCCTCCGCCGGAAGAAGAAGTGCTGACCAAAAAAGGCGTTAAGAAAATATTGCTGGCGGAAGACTACAAACATTCACAAATAATCGTAACGCGTTTACTGAAGAAAAACAACTTCGAAGATATAGTCGTTGTCGAAAACGGCGAAGACGCCGTCAATATGGCTAAAAAGGAAAAGTTCGATTTGATTCTGATGGATATGCAAATGCCGATTATGAACGGATTCGAAGCCACGGAAAAAATAAGGCAGATGCCGGAATATAAGAACGTACCGATAATCGCTTTGACGGCTTTTGCAATGAAAGGCGACAAAGAGAAATGCCTCGAAGCCGGCGCGACAGATTATATTCCCAAACCGATCGACAGCAAAGAATTTATCGACAAAATTAAATACTACACGAACAGTTAA
- the tig gene encoding trigger factor: MDFKVNQLSDSLQELEVNLSYDEIKPEIEKAYEEERKHIAIDGFRKGKAPLSIIKKLYGEAIEYKASEKIATKKFWDIVDQEKLQPISTPQLTDIDFNIGEKLSFKIQYEIMPKVDVKDYKGLEIEKPAFKVKEEEIEKEIEYLLKPHYKYEEADTVESKEYKITVDLQQLDESKNPVPNQRSENVTIDLNDEKVNPQIFENAKGKKAGDKFDFSFVDEHYHGEELHRQEYNYEVEIKKIEKLVKPELNEELIKKISNDKASTIEELRELMRDNFKKYYDNQSEQIFTNSLLNKVVENNDFTPPSGLVESLHKRFIEMEKENARRYGQKNVDEKQLAEYLKPRAEWTAKWQIIMTNIAEKENIKVEDSELEQLAKEESEKTGISVDKLVKYYKDTNRADYLLEDKVIKFLKDNAVVKEVDPEEKKKKEEGKKENEE; the protein is encoded by the coding sequence TTGGACTTCAAAGTAAATCAATTATCCGATTCGTTACAGGAACTCGAAGTAAATTTATCTTACGACGAAATTAAGCCCGAAATCGAAAAGGCTTACGAAGAAGAAAGAAAACATATTGCCATTGACGGCTTCAGAAAGGGAAAAGCTCCCCTTTCGATTATAAAAAAACTCTACGGCGAAGCTATCGAATACAAAGCTTCGGAAAAAATTGCCACTAAAAAATTCTGGGATATCGTAGACCAGGAGAAGCTTCAACCGATAAGCACTCCTCAACTTACCGATATCGATTTTAATATCGGCGAAAAGCTTTCTTTCAAAATTCAGTACGAGATTATGCCCAAAGTCGACGTTAAAGACTATAAAGGGCTCGAAATCGAAAAACCCGCGTTCAAAGTAAAAGAAGAAGAAATCGAGAAGGAAATCGAATATCTGCTGAAACCCCATTATAAGTATGAAGAAGCCGATACGGTTGAATCGAAAGAATACAAAATAACGGTCGATCTTCAGCAACTCGACGAATCAAAAAATCCGGTTCCGAATCAAAGAAGCGAAAACGTAACTATCGATTTGAACGACGAAAAAGTTAATCCTCAGATTTTCGAAAATGCCAAAGGCAAAAAAGCAGGCGATAAATTCGATTTCAGTTTCGTCGACGAACATTATCACGGCGAGGAGCTTCACCGCCAGGAATATAACTACGAAGTCGAAATCAAAAAAATCGAGAAATTGGTCAAGCCGGAACTGAACGAGGAATTAATCAAGAAAATCTCCAACGATAAAGCTTCGACCATCGAAGAATTGCGCGAGTTGATGAGAGATAATTTCAAAAAATATTACGATAATCAATCCGAACAAATCTTTACCAATTCTCTCTTAAACAAAGTTGTGGAGAATAACGATTTCACTCCACCTTCGGGATTGGTTGAATCGCTGCACAAACGCTTTATTGAAATGGAAAAAGAAAACGCCCGACGTTACGGTCAGAAAAACGTCGACGAAAAACAACTTGCCGAATATCTTAAGCCAAGAGCCGAATGGACGGCAAAGTGGCAAATAATAATGACTAACATTGCCGAAAAAGAAAACATAAAAGTGGAAGATTCCGAGCTGGAACAATTAGCCAAAGAAGAATCCGAAAAGACGGGCATAAGCGTCGACAAACTTGTTAAGTATTATAAAGATACAAACAGAGCCGACTATCTGCTGGAAGACAAAGTAATTAAATTCCTGAAAGATAATGCGGTAGTCAAAGAAGTTGATCCTGAAGAAAAGAAGAAAAAAGAAGAAGGGAAAAAAGAAAATGAAGAATGA
- the gltX gene encoding glutamate--tRNA ligase — translation MNIRVRFAPSPTGYLHVGGLRTALYNYLFARKNNGKFILRIEDTDRNRYVEGAVENLINSLKWCGLDYDEGPDAGGDFGPYLQSQRLDIYKKYAEELISKGHAYYCFCTPERLEELRKEQMAKKLPQAKYDKHCLRLSKDEIEKKLSENIPHVVRLNVEPGKKIIFEDVIRGTVEFDSDNIDDQVLIKSDGFPTYHMANVVDDYLMQISHVIRGEEWLSSTPKHVLLYNFLGWNLPVFAHLPLLLNPDRSKLSKRQGDVAVEDYRAKGYLKEALINFVALLGWNAGDDKEFYYIDELIEKFSLERVNKSGAVFDIEKLNWLNAEHLRAKPESELLLMLKDEMNKSKYANANYTDEYLLSVIRAMKERVSFAYEFITKSPYFFEAPSSYEEKAVEKNWKSETPGYMTKLRDKFSALENPSKEDYEKALKETASELGIGAGKLIHPLRLAVSGMSAGPGIYDILFIIGKEETIKRINRALEILK, via the coding sequence ATGAATATCAGGGTACGATTCGCTCCGAGCCCTACGGGATATTTACACGTGGGAGGTCTAAGAACCGCATTGTATAATTATTTATTTGCTCGCAAAAACAACGGCAAATTCATTCTGCGCATCGAAGACACCGACCGGAACCGGTATGTGGAAGGAGCCGTCGAAAATTTGATAAATTCTCTCAAATGGTGCGGTCTCGACTACGACGAAGGTCCGGACGCCGGAGGCGATTTCGGTCCGTATTTACAGTCGCAGCGGCTCGATATTTATAAAAAATACGCCGAAGAATTGATTTCCAAAGGTCATGCTTATTACTGCTTTTGTACGCCCGAACGCCTCGAGGAGCTGCGTAAAGAACAGATGGCAAAAAAGTTGCCCCAGGCAAAATACGACAAGCATTGTCTACGACTTTCCAAAGATGAAATCGAAAAGAAGCTGAGCGAAAATATTCCGCATGTGGTGCGACTAAATGTGGAACCCGGGAAAAAAATAATATTCGAAGACGTAATAAGAGGAACCGTAGAATTCGATTCCGACAATATCGACGACCAGGTGCTAATCAAAAGCGACGGCTTTCCAACCTATCACATGGCGAATGTAGTCGACGACTATTTAATGCAAATAAGCCACGTTATACGAGGCGAAGAATGGCTCTCCTCCACGCCCAAACATGTTTTGCTCTATAATTTCCTGGGATGGAATCTCCCTGTTTTTGCGCACCTTCCCCTATTACTGAATCCCGACCGTTCCAAGCTTAGTAAACGTCAGGGCGACGTAGCCGTAGAAGATTACAGAGCCAAAGGTTATTTAAAAGAAGCTTTAATCAACTTTGTCGCCTTGCTCGGATGGAATGCTGGAGACGACAAGGAATTTTATTACATCGACGAATTAATCGAAAAATTTTCGCTGGAACGCGTCAACAAATCGGGAGCTGTTTTCGACATCGAAAAATTGAACTGGCTGAATGCGGAGCATCTGAGAGCAAAGCCCGAAAGCGAACTGTTGCTTATGCTTAAAGACGAAATGAACAAAAGCAAATACGCGAATGCGAATTATACCGACGAGTATCTTCTGTCGGTTATTCGAGCGATGAAAGAACGCGTCTCCTTTGCGTATGAGTTTATAACAAAATCTCCCTACTTCTTCGAGGCGCCGTCATCTTACGAAGAAAAAGCCGTAGAGAAGAACTGGAAATCCGAAACGCCAGGATATATGACGAAATTGCGCGATAAATTTTCCGCGCTCGAAAATCCTTCCAAAGAAGATTACGAAAAAGCCCTCAAAGAAACGGCTTCGGAATTGGGAATCGGCGCGGGTAAATTAATTCACCCTCTCCGGTTAGCAGTATCCGGAATGAGCGCAGGACCCGGAATTTACGACATATTGTTTATCATCGGAAAAGAAGAAACGATTAAAAGAATTAACCGCGCTCTCGAAATTCTGAAATAA